In the genome of Streptomyces aquilus, the window TCAAGGAGCACGGGATCGAGTCGTGGATGTGGGTGGGTGTTTTCCATGACCCGCCCAAGGTTCTGACGAGCAGTGAGCACGGGCCGATCATCATCACGGGGTTCGGGAGTTGGTCCGAGCAGTTCGAGTCCGATGTCACCAAGGCGATCGGCGCCGTCGCACCCAAAGCCCGCATCGACCTGAACTGGGACTACCCGGACGAGGCGTGACGGGGCGTGCAAGAGGCCCCGCCTCAACGGTGCGGCAGCGAGGAGCGGTTGGCCGGAAGTGAGCCAAGGGGTGTGCGCCGATCGGTCTGGACCATTGACCCGGACTCGTCATGACGGCACCCTGAAGCCCGTCGACGGACGTGTGGCTGAACGACCATCACATACCTGAACCGACTGGGTAGGTGACCCTCCCGCGTCCCCGCGCACCGCCACCCCCCGGCTCACGACGAGGTGAACGCTCATGAGCACCACGCGAAGGAAGCTCCTCGGCTACGCACTCGGCGGCGCGGCCGCCACGACGGTCGGCCTCCCCTCCGCTCCCGCACACGCCGCCTCCTGGCAGCTGAAGTGGTCCCCCTCGGCGAGCAGCGACGGACTCGGCGCCTTCGAGACCGTCGAGGACGACCGCGCCGGCTCCCACCCCTCCGGCGCCCCGCACATCTACACCACGGGCAACAACTGGCGCTTCACTATGCACACCGTCGACCGCGACACCTCCACCGACCGGCAGCGCCACGAGGTCACCGGCCTGCGCCTCGGCAGCGGCAGCAACTACCTCCGGTGGACCGAAGGTCAGTCGTGGCGCCTCACGTACTCGATGTACATACCGAGTTCCCTGAAGGCGACCACGAGCTTCACTCACATCATGCAGATGAAACAGCCCGGCACCGGCTCCTCGCCCATCGTCGTGCAGTCGTTGCGCCGCGTGAACGGCGTGCAGACCATCGAACTCAAGCAATTCACCGACGACATCCTCGTCGGCCGCACCGAACTGGAACCCCTCCAGGACCGCTGGATCGACGTGGACTTCCAGATCAAGATCGGCAACGGCTCGGCGGGCTCCCTGCGCTGGATCCTCAAGAACGGCTCGACCACCGTCATCGACAAGTCCCGCACCGGCATCGACACGTTCCTCGCCGACCGCGTGCGCCCCAAATGGGGCATCTACCGCTCCCTGGGCGACACTTCGGGCTCCCTTCAGAACTGCTATCTGCAGCTCAGCAACCTGCGCGGCTACCAACTCGTATGACGGGCAGCGCAATTCGGAGGTGAGCGGACGGGGGAGAGGATGACAGACCGCCCCGATCCGGCCGCCGGCGATGCTCGCGCCAACTTCATCCGCGACAGGGCCCACCGCGAGGTGCCGATCGGCGTCGACTCCCTGGAAGAGGCCTACGCCCCTACATCACGCAGGCGCTGCCGGAACAGGTTCTCTGCGATCTAGATCCTCAGGTCGTCGACGGGGCCGCTGCCGTCCATCCCGCGCTGCGCCGAGTCGGATGCACCGGGTCCTCAGCGCCGCCGGTCTGTGACGAGGGGCCGGCCAGTGCGTCATCCGCGCAGCCGGCCCCGTCCGGCGTGGCGGCCGGTCACCGTCCGGTGGCCAGCCAGACGGTCACAGCCGCGGTGGCGAGGAGCCCGATGTTGAGGGTGACGCGGCGGTCCTCGCCGGTCAGGTGCACGGGGATGGCGCCGATCTGCAGCAGCACGAAGCCGGCGGCCGCGGCCACCGCCAGCGAGGGGGCGATGCCGGTCAGCGGCGGCAGGATCAGTCCGACGGCGCCGAGTATCTCCACCGCCCCCAACACCCTCACGACGGGCATCGGCATGCGGTCGACCCAGGCCATCATCGGCCGGAGCCGATCGCGGTCGCGGAGCGCCTTCAGCGCTCCTGAGTAGAGGTAGAAGAGGGCGAGAACCCCCGCGACGATCCAATAGGCGATGTTCATGATTCCCGTTCACGGGCCACCGGATATCGGCAGCCCCGTCGATGCGGTCGATCGGCGTCTTCGTCGAAAGCGCCCTGGAGAAGGTCCGGTTGCGGGCGGCCTCAGGTGGCCGTGCCCATGAGTGGACCGCCTGGGCCCCGCCGGCGTCCAAGACCCGTTCCGTGGCGCCGATACCCGATGAGTATCGTTGCAGCGTGGAGCTACGAACCCTGCGCTATTTCGTGGCGGTCGCCGAGGAGTTGCACTTCGGCCGGGCCGCCACCCGGCTGCACATGAGTCAGCCGCCGCTGAGCCGGGCGATCAAACGGCTGGAGACCGAGGTCGGGGCACCACTGTTCGTCCGCTCGTCGGTTGGCGTCACCCTCACCACGGTGGGCACGGCGCTGCTCGACGAGGCGCGGGCCCTGCTCGACCACGCCGACCGCGTCCGCACACGGGTGAGTGCGGCGGCCGGCAACACCACCCTCACCATCGGCATCCTGGGCGACGGCACCGATCCGGCCGTGACCAGGGTGGCCGCCGCCTACCGCCGACGCCATCCCGGCATCGACGTCCGCATCCGCGACACCGACCTGACCGACCCCACGTGCGGGCTGCGCGCCGGGCTGGTCGACGTCGCCCTGACGCGGGCCCCGTTCGACGAGACCGCTCTGACGGTACGTACGTTGCGGGCTGATCCGGTCGGCGTGGTCCTGCGCGCCG includes:
- a CDS encoding DoxX family protein — protein: MNIAYWIVAGVLALFYLYSGALKALRDRDRLRPMMAWVDRMPMPVVRVLGAVEILGAVGLILPPLTGIAPSLAVAAAAGFVLLQIGAIPVHLTGEDRRVTLNIGLLATAAVTVWLATGR
- a CDS encoding heparin lyase I family protein, with protein sequence MSTTRRKLLGYALGGAAATTVGLPSAPAHAASWQLKWSPSASSDGLGAFETVEDDRAGSHPSGAPHIYTTGNNWRFTMHTVDRDTSTDRQRHEVTGLRLGSGSNYLRWTEGQSWRLTYSMYIPSSLKATTSFTHIMQMKQPGTGSSPIVVQSLRRVNGVQTIELKQFTDDILVGRTELEPLQDRWIDVDFQIKIGNGSAGSLRWILKNGSTTVIDKSRTGIDTFLADRVRPKWGIYRSLGDTSGSLQNCYLQLSNLRGYQLV
- a CDS encoding LysR substrate-binding domain-containing protein, with protein sequence MELRTLRYFVAVAEELHFGRAATRLHMSQPPLSRAIKRLETEVGAPLFVRSSVGVTLTTVGTALLDEARALLDHADRVRTRVSAAAGNTTLTIGILGDGTDPAVTRVAAAYRRRHPGIDVRIRDTDLTDPTCGLRAGLVDVALTRAPFDETALTVRTLRADPVGVVLRADDPLARRDRLRLADLNDRRWFQFPQATDPVWQSYWNGGTPREGPVVRVVQECLHAVLWNGTVGLAPLGHDLPAEFAVVPLTDMTPSRVVAVWNEGDTNPLIRSFIEIATTAYRH